The Vigna angularis cultivar LongXiaoDou No.4 chromosome 6, ASM1680809v1, whole genome shotgun sequence genome contains the following window.
TCCTGGAACAATTAGTGTGCGAGCCCCTACACCAATTAACTCCTGTAAAGCAAGACAAAAGGTTTTAAGTATCTTTTAAAACTGTACAAAAAATGTTTAGCGAGATATtgcaaaataaaagaaaatgaaattcttAATATGTTACCACCTTAATATTCTCAAAACTTTAaacctcatttttttctcttgccATAACTTTAATCTTGTAAAAAAAATCTGATCAAATTAAactattcaaataaaatatatcattttatcaTCTCATCTTATGTTAAACAGAGAATCAAAGTGATGATAATAAAATCGTAAtgttagaaatattaatttggtGACGAGATATTATGAAAGATTAAAGTGATGACATATGTAATTGCAGAAAAACGAATTAAAGGTTTATTAAatcaaaaaacaaacaaacaaacttaCATGGATAGCTGAAGCTATTGCATTGATCACATATGGAACATATGTTTTAACATCTGCTATGCTCTTTTGTTGAAATAAAAGATAACTTAGATCATTTCCTCCTATTTCTCCCACAAGAAATAATGCGTTTCCCAAAACTTCACGACAATCTGTAAAATTAAACCGTTTGATATTGTTAGAGTTATATCAATCGTCTAATTACATTGCAGTTTTAGGAATAGatttatatctttttcttccttttctacAAAGCACTGTGAAGACTATggaacttaatttaatttaatatttcatattttttattattgtgagatattgttttctatttagttatataaaaacttttatGTAAAACTTGAGAAATACAccaaagtaaatatattttttatttgtgacAAAGGCACTTGTACGTTAACTTTTTATgtagtttatttatttctttcctcttttatataaaattattaaattttaataatttattatttaattaaacagGTCTCACATAAACTCGTAAATGTCAACAagtttaatattacaaaaaatatctCAAAGAATGCTCTCCTTCTTCGTAAACACAGATCAATAATTAATCCTACATGTATAAAGCTATggcttttaaaaaaattacataaaatcaCACTTAAtattgacttagaaacttggtTATGCTTTAACATTTTGTGTACTGTGTTTGTaaattagtaaaagaaaaaacgactattattattatagaatttgaataagaaagataagaaaaaaaaattgtacaaagAGAATGATAGATGTGATGAAAAAGGAagttgaatatttatttattagtatgTATGTggtttaaaataagaaaaatattattgagttattaatattttgtgtgcattcataaaatttgatgaaattttatgttttattttagagATATTAAAATAGGTTCCAATCCATAAGTCAAATTCACTAGTTTGAACCTAGTTGGattgaaaaaaagttaatttttttttatataaggaTCAAATTGAATTTGGCTAATTTAATTTGTGGGTTAAAGGGATTTTAAGTCAAGTTGAAGGTGGATTAATCCATAACTTAACAATAATATtcctttattaattttgtatcattttttacaagtttttttattataattatttactattgtgggataaaaatttgatttttttttataatataacttttcTTCAAGAATTTTTTAATGGATTAGATGTTTAATTTATCTGTTGGTCAAGTTATATAAAtcaacattttaattttcaatcactatctttataataatgtttggtaaatttagtcagCATTTGCTATAGGATTATAAGTTGGGTCAATTCACtttgattatattataataaatatataaaataaattttaaaaaatataaaacatgtgGGTCGaattaagttaatttatttttagtttaaccTATGATAAATCAACTTATATATTCGAGTTGACTCACATTAACACTCTTGTCTTTATTAAGCTCGAAAAGATATATCTAAGATTAATAAGGGTTGCATAGTTGTATTTGCTACATATCCTATTTGAAAAAATCCTTCCATTATTTGTTGGGTATTTATCAAAGaatatttgtgaatttttttatactaataaatATCTATGAtgcttataaatatttttttgttttattttttacaaagtttaaacaaaatcatttaatgataaattgttgaaatataaatttagataacaaaaaataatttttttaaatcaaaatacacattaaaatataaatataaataaatttattcttataaaaaaacaaatttaaacgTGTTTTCCcaacatataaatttttaaaaaataatctttttaaaatttattttcatttcattagtataaaaaaaaatatgaaatgaaatctaaattattattagttaaggAGTGaaatttaaacctaattcaaccccacaaaatcggttTATAGATAAGATTTAAGCTCacttaatttagaatatatacgTGATTAACTTAAAGTGTAAAAGTAGATGCAATACAAAGTagttttgtgaggttgaattagatttaaagtccacttattaacattattcaataatttatgtttctttagttaataatttcatttgatcacttcatttataaaaaaaatacaaaataaaatttattaataaataagatgatcacttcatttataaaaaaaacacaaaaaataaaatttattaataaataagatgTACATGTGAGTCCAATACCATAATTTCTTTGTCCGTctcattaacaaataaataactaaattgtACCATGAATATTCGTCggaactattttttttcatccttaattacaatactattaaaaaaattaatattgagtTGAGAGTGAATAATCATCAACATTTGATGAGAtgactaaaaaatattgttagacATTATCTCTATTggagtaaaataaattatatttaacttaagTGTTCTATTACATCCACAAATTCTACGTGGTTTATAAAgcaaaacattattatttatatacatctttcttttttaaaagattataatgCATATTAAAAGATAcagttttaatattattgaaccacaaaaataaataatatctcgCTTAGTTATGTTTACGGATAACAAAATTCAACAAGTACGTTTTATTGCTGTGTTTTTAAGAACGTTATTGGAtgggttttcttttttaaagttGATCTTTGCTGACTAATATCTATCACCGCCAATAGGAAAAAGACAGGTGTGTAGAGTAGTGGTTGTGtagagagatgagagagaaaaaaaagggagaACTTGCCTGTGGAATAATTGCAGAGAGAAGGAAGCAGTTCCTTGAACCAATTCAATTGATCTGTCAGAGAATGATTGGTTGGAAGAGAAATGCCCCTCTGTTCGAAAAAGCTCGGCTCTAAAGCCGTGGCTCCAATCACAGCAAAATTGGTTCCTCCCTCCGCATTCTTCTTTTCCTTATAAGCTTTCACCAATGGAAGTCCCAATGCCTCAGCTgcaaataacaaaaaaacaaagcTACCTtcattcatttaaattatttttttccatttatgTTTGAACTTAATCTACAAAACCCAATTTATAAGTTCATCACTAACTGTCATTCACTCAAACATTTGAATTCAAATATACTTGTGCTTTACAACACATTCATCTCACAGAAGATAACAGATCTATGGATGATCTAGCTAATagatagattttttttacatCTATTCTAATTTGATTATActtgaaatgaaaaattaaaagtaggAGTGAGAGAAACAGAGAAACGGAACCGATGAAATCGATGATGAGGCGGCCATCGGAGCAGCGTCCAGAGACATGGTGGAAGAACGTTTCACCGTAGGGTGGTTGGAAGCAGCGATGAGAAGGGCTGTCAAAATAGAAATTGCCAGTATCAGCAAGAGAATCGCCGAAACTGAAGATGGAGGTGAATGGGTATGGCGGCACCGCTAATAACGGTGGTGATTCTGAATATGAAGTAGCTAACACAAATGTTGCAGTTACCACTGCAATTGTAATCCATCGCTGTTTGCAGATTGACTTCATTCGGAATGCGATACACACCACAAATCACACTTGCAATCGTCAAttctttcttaaattaaatattacttttaatttatatatggcTTCAAATTTGCctacaaaaatatttcacaagtaaaataattgtttgacgcgtatattataataataataatataaatagtaatatattattaagtaaCAGAACTAATAAACTAGGAAAACAACTGGGCCTTTGTAGATTTTGTATAAaatagttttgatttttatgaaaAAGACTTAAATTAGTTAGGCAGGATGataagtaatatttaaaaaaaaaattgagattgTGGATGTGTAAATACTTTGTTTTGTCTTTGTATTTGTgtttattaagtaatttaaaaaatgtactttttggatttgattttttatgtttcattttatttcaatatttttttctacacGATCTTTCTTTAATTACACATTTTtcattacaatattttatttaaattaattcatgtctaaaatacacttttttataatttgagtttatttttatcacacgggaataattttgaatattcaATTATGTAAACCATTACATAATTAGCTAATTAAAAAATCATCTTCTATTCTTtatttggttattatttttgtttagtttaaataatttttattgtgcaacataatttttcattttctcttttaatattttaagtcaTTTAATATTGATAAGTTTACTCcagtaaaatattttctttctcaatatttccaaaaataatagAAGTTATGATTAtcctaaatttttaattatatgtaattgttatttttttaaaatgtatataattataattttttatttaaaatttgattctaaaaaattaaatatcatacGCTGATTTATAGTGACAAACTAGTATGCAAAGTCTTCTAATATAAATATCACCCTCCTATTTTTTCTCTACATTCTATGTTTAACTAGTataaacaatcgtataatttattacaaaattgtcatCCTTTAAACTTTCTATATAGGTTTTAATAATAACCGaagttttataataattacaacTTTGATTATGTCTTATGTCTTGTAAATTATAATCGacataataaattgtttttacaTTAATGATTTGTACATTTCTAGTGAAATGTTTTTATCATgactcaatattttttttttttaattctgtaAATAAAACTTTTGACATCAGTATCATAAAGACAGCAGTTGTAAGATTGATAACTATAGTCATAAAATATACATGTGTgaacaatatttatattacGAGAGCTACATTGAACTTGTCTcacttactttaaaataaaagaaaaaataattcagCTATTGAAATAACCAAAATTTTCGTTAGGCAAACCCAACGAACTAAATCGAGGTTGAGAATGTTGTCCTTTTATAAATCCTTGAGCAATTAATTTATATGCAGCTTCAGTTAAATGAATTCCATCCCAACCAATATGCTTGGAAGGATCATCACAAACAGTCACACTTGGATCACCacattttactaatttattgAAATTGTATGGACCCCCCTTtccacaacaagctttaagaccAATAAATCCTGCATAGGAATCAAAGTATGAATCACAATATTATATGTATGAAGTAATTTGTTATGATGAAGTATGAATATGCGTTATGGAAAGATTATTTAAAGCAAATATGCACTGAATTACAATGAGAATTTAGATGATTACCAAACTTTTTGGGATCACGATATAAAGGCAATGCAGCATTGTAATAATCACCATAGATGATATTGGCATGAGGATGAAGTGTCCGAAGCCTTTCTAATTCACTTTGGAGTTCATGATTGTAATATTCAGCAAACTCATTTAACCACTTCAAACACCCACTTTGGTCATACTGCTTCTTATCTAAGGTCTcataaattgttaaatatattacacTACATCCAATTGGTAAATTTCCTGGAACAATTAGTGTGCGAGCTCCTACACCAATTAACTCCTGTAAACCAAGTGACAAAAAGGTTTTAGGTATCttttaaagttataataaaaatatttagcgAGATACtgcaaaataaaagaaaatgaaattcttATTATGTTACCACCTTAATACTCCAAAAACTCTATACCTCAAATTTTTCTCTTGTCATCACTttaatcttgaaaaaaaaagatctCACCCAATTAAactatacaaataaaatatatcattttctcATCTCATCCTATGTTAAATAGAGAATCAAAGTGATGATAATGAAATCGTAAtgttagaaaatattaatttggtgGCGagatattatgaattattaatgTGATACCATATATGTAATTGCAGAAAAACGAATTAAATGTTtactaaatgaaaaaaaaaacaaacaaacttaCATGGATAGCTGAAGCTATTGCATTGATCACATATGGAACATACGTTTTAACATCTGCTATGCTcttttgttgaaagaaaagataatttAGATCATTTCCTCCTATTTCTCCCATAAGAAATAATGAGTTCCCCAAAACTTCCTGACAATCTGTAAAATTAAACCTTTTGATATGGCTAGAGTTATATCAATCGTGGAATTACATTGGAGTTTTAGGGGAGAATAACAATACCATGATATATTTTTAGggtttatattcatttgatacaGACTATATGAGTAAAATGgtcataaaaatgtaaatttttgtattgttttaaggAAGAAGagtataaaaagtaaataagaacaatattaaattaatgtaaaaaatttagatgTGTTAAATAATCTTTACTCTTTCAGAAAATGATCTATATCTATCTTCCTTTTCTACAAGCATATGCTCATCTTTTCGTAGAATATAATAGatatataaaattcttaaattttagtaatttattatttaattaaaaaggtCTCACATAAACTCAAAAAAGCCAACAAGtttaatattacaaataatatCTTAAGGAATTGCTCTCCTTCATGAACACATATCAATAATTAAACCTACATGTATAAAGCTGatccttatttttttaagaatgttattggatggttttttttttaagaacgTTATTAGATGGATCATTGTTTTTTTAAGTTGATcataaaaatgagttttttatattcatttcacatataatacaaaatataaaatggtcacaaaaatgtaaaattttatatttttttaagaaaaaaataaataaaaagtaagtaaaatttaatatttttcatagtAAAAGACATTGAAGAAAATAAGTGTGTAAGGTAGTGGTTGTGTGGAGAgacgagagagaaaaaaaatgaataactTGCCTGTTAAATTATTGCAGAGAGAAGGAAGCAATTCCTTGAACCAATTCAATTGATCTGTCAGAGAATAATTTGTTGGAAGAGAAATGCCTCTCTGTTCAAAAAAGCTCGGCTCTAAAGCCGTGGCTCCAATCACAGCAAAATTGGTTCCTCCCTCCGCATTCTTCTTTTCCTTATAAGCTTTCACCAATGGAAGTCCCAATGCCTCGGCTgcaaataacaaacaaataaagcTACCTtcattcatttaaattatttctttccaTTTATGTTTGAACTTAATCTACAAAACCCAATTTATAAGTTCATCACTAACTGTCATTCACTCAAACATTTGAATTCAAATATACTTGTGCTTTACAACACATTCATCTCACAGAAGATAACAGATCTATGGATGATCTAGCTAatagattgatttttttttttacatctaTTCTAATTTGATTATActtgaaatgaaaaattaaaagtaggAGTGAGAGAAACAGAGAAACGGAACCGATGAAATCGATGATGAGGCGGCCATCGGAGCAACGTCCAGAGACATGGTGGAAGAAGGTTTCACCGTAGGGAGGAAGGAAGCAGTCTTCAGAAGGGTGGTAGGAAGCGAGATACAAGTTGCCAGTGTCAGCAAGAGAATCGCCGAAACTGAAGATGGAGGTGAATGGGCATGGCGACACCGCTAATAACGGTGGTGATTCTGAATACGAAGTAGCTAAAACAAATGTTGCAGTTACCACTGCAATTGTAATCCATCGCTGTTCACAGATTGACTTCATTCGGAACGCGATGCACAGCACACAACACACTTGCAATCATCGATTTAttctttcttaaattaaatattaattttaatttatatattgctTCAAATTTCTCgacaaaatatttcaaaaagaattttttacgcttatattataataatataaatagtaatatattattatgagtTTTGATATATCTAAGTAACAGAACACATAAACTAGGAAAATAAATGGGGTTTTGTGGATTTTGTATAGAATTGAGATGATAGATGtgtaaatacttttttttgtctttaatttattaagtaatttttaaaatgtatttttatgattttttttatttttttatttgatttcaataaattttatttttctacacaattttttattttctatatagaTTGTTAGACTCATATAGTAAGTTCATTTTAATCTTAAAGATATTTTCTCTCtatctataattttaattacacaTTTTTCATTACAAgatttttatttagattaatcATGTCTTAAATACACTTTTTGAtcatttgtgtttatttttatcatacaataataattttgaatattccATTATGTAAACCATTCTCTAATTAGCTAATCTAAAAAATGTatcttatattctttttttaatttttaattttattttatttaaataaattttattctgctacatatttttttattttctctcttaatattttaacatatttaatattgctaaatttcattcaaatatcaaaaatattttctttcccAACATTtacaaacataataaaaaatataactatcgtaaaattttaataatatgtaattgttatttgatatttcattttaaatttatatttataatattttttaaaatttgactgtaaaaatattaaatttatattattttaaaattgaattctcaataatataaaaaatagcaaaacaaaaaatatacaaaaaatgtttaacaaagaaaaataattatattccgAGTGCTCCTCATCAGTGCATTATTATTTTAGGTGACTGCCAACACATTAACACtcaatcatttattattttattcaaaagagTATACTCGTGACCTTGTACtaaagtataaaaaatgttatgatAGATGCGAAATTACAGATACGGAGACCCAATTTCGATgcaaataaaatcttaattttaagtatttaagggacttttatttattaacaatGTAAAAAATCTTAGTTAATTAATGACAGTATATgatctataataatatatagtataaacttTCTAATACAGTgtatataaatgtatttattttatttttccttataaTAATGATATAGAAGAGAGATAGATTGAATTTGATAAAACTGTTAAGTACGATTATGTAGGTTGAACAAAGCATAGAAGGGGTTGTTGTAATGACATAATCAATCAGAAAATTATGATCACATACATATATGGACATAATTAATGAAAAGACAATCTACCAAACCATTAttttaagatgaaaataaaaagattattttaacaTGGAATCTTGGAGATGAACCACTCCATCACCACAATAGGAGCCTTGATGAGCGCCAGAGCAAACTCTACTATGATGGTCACGCAAAGACAACAAGGACATATGCACGTCAAAATCAACCTTCAAAGAATGAAAATCAAGAGGCTATTTCAAACTTTCATCATAGATTATCAAATTCAGAACTTAgcagagaaagaagagaagctTACCCAACAATCCAAACAATCACACCCACAAGGGAGATCAAAAGAGACAAGAAGGCAAAAGGCAGGCCCAACAGAAACCCAAGTGGCCTGCATTTACAGTCTTCAGAGCAGCAGCACATGCTTCAATGATTAATATCTTCTCAATTCATCTTCTCATTCATATGCTTACTATATATATGTTGAAGCTTTTATCTTATCCAGAAGGCGAATGCAACATGAAGTAGAGCAGAGAAGAGAAGTGTACAACAGAAACGCGTAGTTAGGTGCCGGTTAGCCACCTGCACTGATCCTATGGCTAGAAAGAGTAGGGTTGATTGCCATACCAAAACTCCATTATTCAACGTTCTTGTTGTATTTTATTGGGAAAGTAATTAAACGTGGCAGTTTCAAATAGTTGACTGTGAGGCCTGTCTGCGTCGCCATGCTAAGATTGAATCATTCAGTGATGTGTTGAACTTGGGGCGTTATCACCTCAATCAAGATAAATACCACATCCAACATGTCTGCAATTTCATTCACACATTTCTTCAAACAATTACAAGCCCTGAAACATATATAAACTATTCATACAAACAAGTATAAAAGTAAAGCATTCTGTGttcgtgattttttttttcaaattgaaaatattattaataagtaTTCTGTTGTGATTAAATGGTTATGTGGCggttaaaaatataagttaaataacataaaagaaaattcattcttttaaaatattttttcgatttaaataaatgtagtactcttttaaaatttttatcgGAAGTGCAGTTTGAGATAAAACTTATTCATATTTTGTACCTCCTAAATACTTTCATTTTTGGACTACAAAGATGAATatacttgttttcttttttcttatgagtattaagttctttttaaaagtaatttaaattacattttttttatttttctttaaagataTATTACAAAAAGTAATTGATTTCTAAAATGAGGGATGTTTTCGACATTTGGTTGATTTAATGGATGATGGGATGCTCTGGGTGTCAACTACTACTATTTTAATACATTACTTTTGAAACAGCAGGAAACAAACTTGTGTTGCCTTTTTTATTGTGTAacatttctctttttattttttaagaaaaaaaaagacaaaattatataaaaatacaatacaCATAAATCTTTCCATTAATAAGATATTGTGAGCTTTGATACCACTCTATTTCTTACCAAGGGACTCTGATTAAGTCAGCCATTAAATCGTTGTAtttcttttgttgttatttttatttttgtttattttcttcgtATATAGGTCTTGGAAACGAACGTGAGATTTGAACTAAAAAGATAATCGTAATGTATTCTATTTGTGAATcgaattattttgtttaagttaaGAATTTATTAATGTACAGCTACATCCAAGCCAAAAAAATCACGTTATCTCTTCTAAGCAGTCGGGTATGACTTCAACCTTGCTAAAAATAGTCAGCAACTGCgttgtgtttttcttctttttggtcAATTGGAATTTACCTTCCCTAGAACCATATTTTCTGCAACTTCTCAAAAGCCACCATGGCCAATCCACTTCATCAAAcacattgttttattttttctttaaatgctTTGTATTATTGTCAGAAGCACAAGAAGACATGAGTATAGGAGAAGCAATCAAGAGGGATGATCTCGTTTAACGGCTTTTGTACCATAATAGGCAAAAATGAGGGAGAGATTACGAGAAtaggcaaaaaaaaaatttaattacgaAAATAGGCAAGTCGTTGGGGTTCATATGACTTCTAATGAAGAGTCGTGCTCCTCTTGCACGATTTCACACTGTTTATTTGGCCAGTATTGAAGTCGTGTATCCAAAAACGACTTTAGAacatggtaatcgattaccagaaacttataatcgattacaaagtcattttttttataaacaattaaaaaaaaaattaaagttgtgTGGGGGTTAACGACTTCTCTTATTGAAGTCGTGCATCCCCCTCccattcttattttttatatttttatgttttttattaattaaaatcatttataatttgtaaataatatatttaaatgtatttaatataaataaaattatatctaattaataattaaatttttttatattattaaataaataaattttataattttaattatttttgtaattaaattaatttttttataaaatgattttaattaaataatttataactgttgtaattatgtaattaaaaatttaaaaaaattatatttcattataatttttttttaatataataaatttacttaaaaaagtatttattataaaataattattataattaatttattataattaatccaattaattataataaaaaataatttataatgaaatataataagtttatacatttttatttatgtaatcaCAATAATTATGgttagaaattatttaattgaaatatcttttataaaaaattaatttaattacaaaaataattaaaaccataaaatatatttatttaataatattaaaaaactttaatcattgattatgtataatttaaaatgttttatatacatttaaacatattatataaaacttataaatctttttaaataataaaaaactaaagaaataaaagtgtgAACGGGTGCACGACTTTAAGTAAAGAAGTCGTCAACCCCCAAAcgttttcaacttttaaatttttttattattttaaatagtttataataattttttttta
Protein-coding sequences here:
- the LOC108342845 gene encoding signaling peptide TAXIMIN 1 codes for the protein MCCCSEDCKCRPLGFLLGLPFAFLSLLISLVGVIVWIVGLILTCICPCCLCVTIIVEFALALIKAPIVVMEWFISKIPC
- the LOC108342842 gene encoding GDSL esterase/lipase At1g28600-like, whose protein sequence is MKSICEQRWITIAVVTATFVLATSYSESPPLLAVSPCPFTSIFSFGDSLADTGNLYLASYHPSEDCFLPPYGETFFHHVSGRCSDGRLIIDFIAEALGLPLVKAYKEKKNAEGGTNFAVIGATALEPSFFEQRGISLPTNYSLTDQLNWFKELLPSLCNNLTDCQEVLGNSLFLMGEIGGNDLNYLFFQQKSIADVKTYVPYVINAIASAIHELIGVGARTLIVPGNLPIGCSVIYLTIYETLDKKQYDQSGCLKWLNEFAEYYNHELQSELERLRTLHPHANIIYGDYYNAALPLYRDPKKFGFIGLKACCGKGGPYNFNKLVKCGDPSVTVCDDPSKHIGWDGIHLTEAAYKLIAQGFIKGQHSQPRFSSLGLPNENFGYFNS
- the LOC108342843 gene encoding GDSL esterase/lipase At1g28590-like, which gives rise to MKSICKQRWITIAVVTATFVLATSYSESPPLLAVPPYPFTSIFSFGDSLADTGNFYFDSPSHRCFQPPYGETFFHHVSGRCSDGRLIIDFIAEALGLPLVKAYKEKKNAEGGTNFAVIGATALEPSFFEQRGISLPTNHSLTDQLNWFKELLPSLCNYSTDCREVLGNALFLVGEIGGNDLSYLLFQQKSIADVKTYVPYVINAIASAIHELIGVGARTLIVPGNLPRGCSVIHLTIYETLDKKQYDQSGCLKWLNEFAGYYNHELQSELDKLRTLHPHVNIIYGDYYNAALPLYSDPKKFGFIGLKACCGKGGPYNFNELVKCGDPSVNVCDNPSKYIAWDGIHLTEAAYKLIAQNFIKGQHSQPQFNSLCLPNENFGYFNG